One genomic window of Paeniglutamicibacter sp. Y32M11 includes the following:
- a CDS encoding GNAT family N-acetyltransferase — protein sequence MREAVTVQLRPLQPEDLDQFFEHQQDPEANLMAAFTARNPADRGVFNHHWGAILNDPKVIVRTIEHDGEVAGSILVFENESIPEISFWTASRYWGQGITTSAVDAFLAEYTARPLRARVPQDNIGSIKILERRGFTVIAESADFSNARAAVVKEFIMELAK from the coding sequence ATGAGAGAGGCAGTGACCGTGCAGCTACGGCCTTTGCAGCCCGAAGACCTGGACCAGTTCTTCGAACACCAGCAGGACCCCGAAGCCAACCTAATGGCTGCCTTCACCGCGCGGAACCCTGCGGACCGCGGCGTTTTTAACCACCACTGGGGTGCCATCCTCAATGACCCCAAGGTCATTGTGCGCACCATCGAGCACGACGGCGAAGTCGCTGGCTCGATCTTGGTCTTTGAAAACGAGTCCATCCCGGAGATCAGCTTCTGGACGGCCAGCCGCTACTGGGGTCAGGGCATCACCACCTCTGCCGTGGATGCCTTCCTGGCCGAGTACACGGCCCGCCCGCTGCGCGCGCGGGTACCACAGGACAACATCGGTTCCATCAAGATTCTGGAACGTCGTGGCTTCACGGTCATTGCGGAATCGGCCGATTTCTCCAACGCTCGCGCCGCCGTGGTGAAGGAATTCATCATGGAGCTGGCCAAGTAG
- a CDS encoding ABC transporter ATP-binding protein has translation MSISAPSAESRATALSFENLTVSFDTEFSEVHAVKGISLEVYPGEVVALVGESGSGKSVTSTAAIGLLPSNANISGKAFVGGVNVVGLAENKMRKMRATEIAMVFQEPMTALNPVLTVERQLTESLELHGLAYGKEATARAIELLKLVGIPDPHKRIKQYPHQFSGGQRQRIVIAMAISCDPKVIIADEPTTALDVTVQAEILDLLRELKDKLNTGILLITHNMGVVADLADRVAVMFHGSLVETGTVDQVLNRPQHDYTKKLLASVPRLAAVDVTGTWTPAPPDPVSLDRELVLQAKNLVLEYDMRGTKFRAVDDLSFELERGKILGIVGESGSGKSTVAKAVLGLLPVASGVLAVQGTNLASLRPKESRAIRSKIGVIFQDPAASLNPRFPIGDCITEPMVVHKVGTRAERIKRAEELLDAVHLPRTVINRYPHELSGGQRQRICIARALTLDPELLIADEPTSALDVSVQAAVLEMIQELQSRYEFACLFVSHDLAVVDLLAHHVVVMKDGKAVEQGRVSDVLHSPQHDYTRKLLAAAPVPEPREQAERREARRLLLSAEAQQN, from the coding sequence ATGAGCATCTCCGCACCATCGGCAGAGTCTCGGGCCACAGCACTGAGCTTCGAGAACCTTACGGTTTCTTTTGACACCGAATTCTCCGAGGTACACGCCGTTAAGGGAATTTCTCTTGAGGTGTACCCGGGCGAGGTCGTGGCCCTGGTGGGTGAATCGGGTTCCGGCAAATCGGTGACCTCCACGGCGGCCATCGGTCTGCTGCCCTCCAACGCCAATATTTCCGGCAAGGCCTTTGTTGGCGGCGTCAATGTGGTGGGTCTTGCCGAGAACAAGATGCGCAAGATGCGCGCCACCGAAATTGCCATGGTGTTCCAGGAGCCGATGACGGCACTAAACCCGGTGCTCACCGTCGAACGCCAGCTCACCGAATCTCTGGAGCTCCACGGCCTGGCCTACGGTAAGGAAGCCACCGCGCGCGCCATCGAGTTGTTGAAGCTGGTTGGCATTCCCGATCCGCACAAACGCATCAAGCAGTACCCGCACCAGTTCTCCGGTGGCCAACGCCAACGCATCGTGATTGCCATGGCGATCTCCTGCGACCCGAAGGTCATCATCGCCGACGAGCCCACCACCGCGCTGGATGTCACGGTGCAGGCCGAGATTCTGGACTTGCTGCGCGAGCTCAAGGACAAGTTGAATACCGGCATCCTGCTGATCACCCACAACATGGGGGTGGTGGCCGACCTCGCGGATCGTGTGGCAGTGATGTTCCATGGATCGCTGGTGGAAACCGGCACCGTGGACCAGGTACTGAATCGTCCCCAACACGATTACACCAAGAAATTGCTGGCATCCGTGCCCCGCTTGGCCGCCGTTGATGTGACCGGCACCTGGACTCCGGCACCGCCGGATCCGGTGAGCCTCGATCGTGAATTGGTGCTCCAAGCCAAGAACTTGGTGCTCGAGTACGACATGCGCGGCACCAAATTCCGGGCTGTTGATGACCTGTCCTTCGAACTTGAGCGCGGCAAGATCCTGGGCATCGTGGGGGAGTCGGGGTCCGGTAAATCCACCGTGGCCAAGGCCGTGTTGGGTCTGCTTCCGGTTGCCTCCGGGGTGTTGGCCGTTCAAGGGACCAACCTGGCCTCGCTGCGCCCCAAGGAATCACGAGCGATCCGTTCCAAGATCGGTGTCATCTTCCAGGACCCCGCGGCATCACTGAATCCGCGCTTCCCGATCGGTGACTGCATTACCGAACCGATGGTGGTGCACAAGGTCGGTACCCGTGCCGAGCGCATCAAACGTGCCGAGGAATTGCTCGATGCGGTTCATCTGCCGCGCACGGTCATCAACCGTTACCCGCACGAACTCTCCGGTGGCCAGCGCCAGCGTATCTGCATCGCCAGAGCACTGACACTTGACCCGGAACTGCTCATCGCCGACGAACCGACCAGTGCATTGGATGTCTCGGTGCAGGCAGCGGTGCTGGAAATGATCCAGGAACTGCAGTCCCGCTACGAGTTCGCGTGTCTATTTGTCAGTCACGACCTGGCGGTGGTGGACCTGCTGGCTCACCACGTTGTGGTGATGAAGGATGGCAAGGCAGTGGAACAGGGCCGAGTCAGCGACGTCTTGCACTCACCGCAACACGATTACACTCGCAAGTTGTTGGCCGCGGCTCCGGTTCCGGAACCGCGTGAGCAGGCCGAGCGTCGTGAGGCCCGCCGCTTGTTGCTCTCGGCAGAGGCCCAGCAGAACTAA
- a CDS encoding sensor histidine kinase yields the protein MVGVLAMSLAQATATFERVESRRALSAAENLASIPLVRALLPEAKPRFGSALPSIAESVRSVSGSSESLLVTARGIVVTSSDPSMIGQQFPLGTSEVTQGRAWTGSTVRSGVKTLEAHVPVLDDDGKLVGFAAVGRTYPSLFERLLDATPNLLVYLGVSVALGTLGSLLLSRRVKRQTLGLEPAEITGLVEHREAILHGIKEGVVAIDLRERITLANDAARQLLGWGEDCEGQSLHELSIDAALREVLTVEQANADRLVVVGERVVVLNRRPMQSRGRVVGSVTTLRDRTELSSLEKELGATRMTTETLRAQTHEFANQLHTISGLIQLEEYDEVLSYVNGVSFSRTQLLDDVTHRVADPTVAALLIAKSALASERGVGIDLDPTSQLGRVDEALSRDLTTVVGNLVDNAIDAVAGRENARVRVRLSEENGEVVLQVHDSGEGITAENVAKIFVQGFTTKSSASAAGRGFGLALSRLVCLRRGGFITVANKEGALFTARLGKKVQS from the coding sequence ATGGTGGGGGTGCTGGCCATGTCTCTGGCCCAGGCGACAGCAACATTTGAACGGGTGGAGTCACGCCGAGCCCTCTCCGCGGCCGAAAACCTCGCCTCGATCCCGCTGGTTCGGGCCCTCTTGCCCGAGGCCAAACCACGCTTCGGTTCGGCACTCCCCTCCATCGCCGAATCGGTTCGATCCGTCTCCGGCAGCAGCGAATCCCTCTTGGTCACCGCTCGGGGCATCGTTGTCACTTCCTCGGACCCATCCATGATCGGGCAGCAATTTCCGCTTGGCACCTCCGAGGTAACGCAGGGGCGGGCCTGGACCGGGTCGACCGTGCGAAGCGGCGTGAAGACGCTGGAGGCCCACGTCCCGGTGCTAGATGACGATGGAAAGCTCGTTGGCTTTGCGGCGGTGGGCCGAACCTACCCCTCCCTATTTGAACGACTGCTCGATGCCACCCCCAACTTACTGGTCTATCTCGGAGTTTCCGTGGCTCTGGGTACGCTCGGCTCCCTGCTGCTCTCCCGCCGCGTAAAACGCCAGACCCTAGGCCTGGAACCGGCGGAGATCACCGGTCTGGTGGAACACCGCGAGGCCATCCTGCACGGAATTAAGGAGGGCGTGGTGGCCATCGATCTGCGCGAGCGCATCACCCTGGCCAATGACGCGGCACGCCAGCTGCTGGGCTGGGGCGAGGACTGCGAGGGGCAGAGCCTTCACGAGCTGTCGATTGATGCGGCGCTACGCGAGGTGCTGACCGTGGAGCAGGCGAACGCCGACCGGCTGGTCGTGGTCGGCGAGCGCGTGGTGGTACTTAACCGGCGTCCCATGCAATCCAGGGGCCGGGTGGTCGGATCGGTGACCACACTGCGTGATCGCACCGAGCTCAGTTCCCTGGAGAAGGAATTGGGGGCCACCCGCATGACCACCGAGACCCTGCGTGCCCAGACCCACGAATTTGCCAACCAATTACACACCATCTCCGGGCTGATCCAGCTGGAGGAATATGACGAGGTGCTCTCCTACGTGAACGGGGTGAGCTTCAGCCGTACCCAGTTACTCGATGATGTCACTCACCGAGTGGCAGATCCCACGGTGGCGGCGCTGCTGATCGCCAAGTCGGCGTTGGCCTCGGAGCGGGGTGTGGGGATCGATCTGGATCCGACCTCGCAGCTGGGTCGGGTGGATGAGGCACTCTCCCGGGATCTGACCACGGTGGTCGGCAATCTGGTGGACAATGCCATCGACGCGGTGGCCGGACGCGAGAACGCACGAGTGAGGGTTCGGCTCTCCGAGGAGAACGGCGAGGTGGTGCTCCAGGTCCATGATTCCGGCGAAGGCATCACTGCCGAGAACGTTGCTAAGATCTTCGTGCAGGGCTTCACCACCAAGTCCTCCGCCTCCGCGGCCGGGCGTGGTTTTGGCCTGGCGTTGAGCCGACTGGTGTGTTTACGCCGCGGCGGGTTCATCACCGTGGCCAACAAGGAAGGTGCCCTCTTCACGGCACGTCTGGGGAAAAAGGTGCAGTCATGA
- a CDS encoding TetR/AcrR family transcriptional regulator, translating into MNENLKDPAATDRERAKAQRREDLLTEATRLFAIHGYAGVSLEDLGAACGISGPAVYRHFSGKSAVLIALLVGMSQDLLDGGRKVAASGGTAEQTLSRLIAFHTDFALARPDIIQVQDRNLETLPAAELQLVRKLQRAYIALWTDQLRLIHPEETTAVIRFRAHAAFGLLNSTAHSAHSPRTSKAGLRKLLNQMAASALFTQVR; encoded by the coding sequence GTGAACGAGAATCTCAAGGACCCTGCAGCGACCGACCGCGAACGCGCCAAGGCGCAACGACGTGAAGACCTTCTAACCGAGGCCACCCGGCTCTTTGCCATCCATGGTTACGCCGGTGTTTCCCTAGAAGACCTGGGAGCCGCCTGCGGCATCAGCGGGCCGGCGGTGTACCGACATTTCTCCGGCAAATCAGCGGTGCTGATCGCGCTGTTGGTGGGCATGAGTCAGGACTTGCTGGACGGTGGGCGAAAAGTTGCCGCCTCGGGCGGCACCGCCGAGCAGACACTTTCACGGCTCATCGCCTTTCACACCGATTTTGCGCTGGCTAGGCCCGATATTATTCAGGTGCAGGACCGAAACCTCGAGACACTGCCTGCGGCCGAGCTGCAATTGGTACGTAAACTCCAGCGTGCCTACATCGCGCTCTGGACGGATCAATTGCGCCTGATTCACCCCGAGGAAACCACTGCCGTAATTCGTTTTCGGGCCCACGCAGCATTCGGCCTGCTTAATTCAACCGCCCATTCCGCGCACTCGCCACGCACTTCGAAAGCGGGGTTGCGTAAGCTGCTGAACCAGATGGCCGCATCAGCCCTCTTTACGCAGGTACGCTAG
- a CDS encoding tripartite tricarboxylate transporter TctB family protein, with the protein MKPVATWLKDRSELGFAALLGAVGVIVLVDAIGLKVPYQQSDGLGPKTVPYIVATLLIICAVLLAINVLRGGAAEPEDGEDIEIGTPIDWKVVVPLGLVFIINILFIDMLGWVISGTILFWGSVLALGGRNFIRDPLISVALAVGTFYGFYLGLGIHLPVGLLKGVL; encoded by the coding sequence ATGAAACCAGTAGCCACATGGCTCAAAGACCGCTCCGAGCTGGGCTTCGCGGCCCTGCTCGGAGCGGTTGGGGTCATTGTCTTGGTTGATGCGATCGGTCTGAAGGTGCCCTACCAGCAGTCCGACGGACTGGGACCCAAGACGGTTCCCTACATCGTCGCCACGCTGCTGATCATCTGCGCCGTTTTGCTCGCGATCAATGTGCTGCGTGGGGGAGCGGCGGAACCCGAGGATGGCGAGGACATCGAGATCGGCACGCCCATCGACTGGAAGGTCGTGGTGCCACTGGGCCTGGTCTTTATCATCAACATACTTTTTATCGACATGCTCGGCTGGGTCATTTCCGGCACCATCCTGTTCTGGGGCAGCGTGTTGGCCCTCGGCGGTCGCAATTTCATTCGAGATCCCTTGATTTCCGTGGCCCTGGCCGTGGGCACCTTCTACGGGTTCTATCTGGGGCTGGGCATCCACCTGCCGGTCGGACTGCTTAAGGGAGTGCTCTAA
- a CDS encoding tripartite tricarboxylate transporter permease produces the protein MLMQGFATAATPINLLFAVLGVLLGTAVGVLPGIGPAMAIALLLPVTYGMEPTAAMIMFAGIYYGGMYGGSTTSILLNTPGESSTVITAIEGHKMAKAGRAAQALATAAIGSFVAGTIGTALLATIAPWVVKFAVSLGNPSYLAIMLLALVAVTAVLGSSKLRGFAALGLGLAIGLVGMDPVSGQGRLIFGQPLLADGLDIVVVAVAIFAIGEALWIAAHLRKTTSHTIPVGRPWMGKSDWKRSWKPWLRGTAFGFPFGALPAGGAEIPTFLSYVTEKKLSKHPEEFGHGAIEGVAGPEAANNAAAAGTLTPMLALGLPTNATAAVMLLALMQFGIQPGPLLFEEEPKLVWALIASLFIGNALLLLINLPMAPLWAKLLQLPRPYLYAGILFFATLGAYSVNLQAFDLMVLLVLGVLGFAMRRFGIPVLPLIIGVILGPRAEAQLRKSLQLSSGDPAGLFSEPVAVVAYVIIALVLLWPLIAKLLRRLFPKAAAGIEELAESVPEEAETQSVPTGSTETATGKEGTVKDHEVHHGAHRGGRPRN, from the coding sequence ATGCTGATGCAGGGGTTCGCCACAGCGGCAACCCCCATCAACCTGCTCTTTGCCGTGCTGGGCGTGTTGCTGGGAACCGCCGTGGGCGTGCTGCCGGGCATTGGCCCGGCCATGGCCATCGCGCTGCTGCTGCCGGTGACCTACGGGATGGAACCCACGGCGGCCATGATCATGTTCGCCGGAATTTACTACGGCGGCATGTACGGTGGCTCGACGACATCGATCCTGCTGAACACCCCCGGCGAGTCATCCACGGTGATCACCGCCATCGAGGGCCACAAGATGGCTAAGGCAGGGCGCGCGGCGCAGGCTCTGGCGACCGCGGCCATCGGTTCGTTTGTCGCCGGCACCATCGGTACCGCGCTGTTGGCGACCATCGCACCATGGGTGGTCAAGTTCGCGGTGTCCTTGGGCAACCCCAGCTACCTGGCGATCATGCTGCTGGCGCTGGTTGCTGTCACCGCGGTCCTGGGATCCTCCAAGCTGCGCGGCTTTGCCGCACTGGGCCTTGGCCTGGCGATTGGTCTGGTGGGCATGGACCCGGTCAGCGGACAGGGCCGGTTGATCTTTGGCCAGCCGCTGCTGGCGGACGGGCTGGATATCGTGGTGGTTGCCGTGGCGATCTTCGCCATCGGTGAGGCCTTGTGGATCGCCGCGCACCTACGCAAGACCACGAGCCATACGATTCCGGTCGGCCGCCCCTGGATGGGCAAGTCCGACTGGAAGCGCTCATGGAAGCCGTGGCTGCGCGGTACGGCATTTGGGTTCCCCTTTGGTGCCCTGCCCGCCGGTGGTGCGGAGATCCCCACGTTCCTGTCCTATGTCACCGAGAAGAAGCTGTCTAAGCACCCGGAGGAGTTCGGTCATGGCGCCATCGAGGGTGTCGCTGGGCCGGAGGCTGCCAACAACGCCGCCGCCGCCGGAACGCTGACCCCGATGCTGGCCCTTGGCCTGCCAACCAACGCCACCGCCGCGGTCATGCTCCTGGCGCTGATGCAGTTCGGCATCCAGCCGGGCCCGTTGCTCTTTGAGGAAGAACCGAAGCTGGTGTGGGCGTTGATCGCCAGCCTATTCATCGGTAACGCCCTGTTGCTGCTGATCAACCTTCCCATGGCACCGCTCTGGGCCAAGCTGCTACAGCTACCACGGCCCTACCTATACGCGGGCATCTTGTTCTTCGCCACGCTGGGCGCCTACTCGGTCAACCTGCAGGCCTTCGACTTGATGGTGCTGCTGGTGTTGGGTGTGCTGGGCTTCGCGATGCGTCGCTTTGGCATTCCGGTGCTGCCGCTGATCATTGGGGTCATCCTTGGCCCGCGGGCCGAGGCGCAATTGCGCAAATCCCTGCAGCTGAGCTCGGGGGATCCGGCGGGCCTGTTCAGTGAACCAGTGGCCGTGGTCGCTTACGTGATCATTGCCCTGGTCCTGCTCTGGCCACTGATTGCGAAGCTGCTGCGCCGGCTGTTCCCGAAGGCCGCTGCCGGTATCGAGGAGCTCGCCGAAAGCGTTCCGGAGGAAGCCGAGACACAGAGTGTGCCGACAGGTTCGACCGAGACCGCCACCGGTAAAGAGGGCACCGTGAAGGATCACGAGGTGCACCACGGTGCGCACCGTGGTGGTCGACCACGCAATTAG
- a CDS encoding response regulator — protein MITVLIVDDDFMVARIHSGFVAQMPGFEVVGVARTGAQALEQALRLRPDLVLLDIHLPDIYGLDLLGQLRAAVPDLDVLVISAAREADTVRRALRGGIVHYLMKPFTAQDLHQRLEHYRSTYRSLGSSDTAEQSDVDAVFSMAGSDKPLPKGCGAETMERVQATLRLAGADFSALEVGELLGLSRVSARRYLEYLHETGAVQVDLRYGGGRPERRYRWIPTRTTGL, from the coding sequence ATGATCACGGTGCTCATCGTCGACGATGACTTTATGGTCGCGCGGATTCACTCCGGATTTGTGGCGCAGATGCCCGGATTTGAGGTTGTTGGGGTCGCCCGCACCGGGGCTCAGGCGCTGGAGCAGGCGCTGCGTCTCCGTCCGGACCTGGTTCTGCTGGACATCCATCTGCCCGATATCTACGGGTTGGATTTACTGGGCCAATTGCGCGCCGCGGTGCCAGATCTTGACGTTTTGGTGATCAGTGCTGCCCGCGAGGCCGATACGGTGCGCCGGGCGCTGCGTGGCGGGATCGTGCATTACCTGATGAAGCCGTTCACCGCCCAGGACCTACACCAGCGGCTGGAACACTACCGCAGCACGTATCGGTCCCTCGGCTCCTCGGACACCGCCGAACAGTCCGATGTTGATGCGGTGTTCTCCATGGCCGGTTCCGATAAACCCCTACCCAAGGGCTGTGGTGCTGAAACCATGGAACGCGTTCAGGCCACCTTGCGCCTGGCCGGGGCGGATTTCTCCGCCTTGGAGGTCGGTGAATTGTTGGGCCTCTCGCGGGTCAGTGCACGGCGCTACCTGGAGTACCTGCACGAAACAGGGGCGGTACAGGTGGATCTGCGTTATGGCGGTGGACGTCCGGAGCGGCGCTACCGGTGGATCCCGACGCGCACCACTGGGCTCTAG
- a CDS encoding tripartite tricarboxylate transporter substrate binding protein: MGRTNILRLAAVAAGIMLAATGCGVTGNDAGTSGAATESGPVTGLRIMVPNSPGGGYDTTARVGAKVMEETDIAKSVEVFNLAGAGGTVGLARLVNEKSNNDLGMLMGLGVVGASYTNKTDARLTDTTPIARLIQEPGAIMVSKDSPYKTIDDLVAAWKKDPSKVAVGGGSSPGGPDHLLPMQLAQTVGIDPKDVNFVSYDGGGDLLPAILGNKLGFAASGAGEFLKQIESGDVRVLATSGAERLEGVDAPTLMESNIDLEFSNWRGLVAPPGITDEAKARWITTLEKMHGTEEWKKALSDNGWTDAFITGDEFSTFLTDQDKRVSDVLSALGLA; encoded by the coding sequence ATGGGACGCACCAATATCTTGCGGTTGGCAGCAGTTGCCGCCGGAATCATGCTCGCCGCCACCGGTTGTGGGGTGACCGGCAACGACGCCGGCACCTCCGGCGCCGCGACCGAATCCGGCCCGGTGACCGGCCTGCGCATCATGGTCCCCAACAGCCCCGGCGGCGGCTACGACACCACCGCCCGCGTTGGCGCCAAGGTCATGGAAGAAACGGATATTGCCAAGTCCGTTGAGGTCTTTAACCTCGCGGGTGCCGGTGGCACCGTGGGTCTGGCCCGCCTCGTCAACGAAAAGAGCAACAATGACCTGGGCATGCTCATGGGCCTGGGAGTGGTGGGCGCGAGTTACACCAACAAGACCGACGCCCGACTGACCGACACCACCCCCATTGCCCGGCTCATCCAGGAGCCCGGTGCCATCATGGTGTCGAAGGATTCACCGTATAAGACCATCGATGATCTGGTGGCGGCCTGGAAGAAGGACCCATCCAAGGTCGCCGTCGGCGGCGGCTCCTCACCCGGCGGCCCGGACCACCTGCTGCCGATGCAGCTGGCCCAGACCGTGGGCATTGACCCGAAGGACGTCAACTTCGTCTCCTACGACGGCGGTGGCGACCTATTGCCCGCCATCTTGGGCAACAAGTTGGGCTTTGCTGCCTCCGGGGCCGGCGAATTCCTCAAGCAGATCGAATCCGGTGACGTCCGCGTGCTCGCCACCTCCGGCGCCGAGCGCCTGGAGGGTGTTGACGCACCGACCCTGATGGAATCGAACATCGATTTGGAGTTCAGCAACTGGCGCGGACTCGTGGCCCCTCCGGGCATCACCGACGAGGCCAAGGCCCGCTGGATCACCACGCTGGAGAAGATGCACGGCACCGAGGAATGGAAGAAGGCCCTGAGTGATAACGGCTGGACCGATGCCTTCATCACCGGCGACGAGTTCTCCACCTTCCTGACCGACCAGGACAAGCGAGTTTCCGACGTCCTGAGCGCCCTCGGCTTGGCATGA
- a CDS encoding acyl-CoA dehydrogenase family protein, which yields MINLELDEDYRELRSTVREFAREVVAPVSAKHDAAHSFPYDVVSQMGQLGLFGLPFGEEFGGMGGDYFALSLAIEELARVDQSVAITLEAGVSLGAMPIHRFGTQAQKERWLPALCAGEELAGFGLTESGAGSDAGGTATTAKLQDGSWVINGSKEFITNSGTDISTLVTLTAVTGISTRADGSTAKEISTILVPRDTPGYSVDPAYDKVGWRASDTHPLRFTNAVVPQENLLGEQGRGYANFLSILDEGRIAIAALGTGAAQGCLDEATAYAKTRTTFGTAIGSNQGISFKIARMAARVHTSRLAYYAAAAKMLAGQDFKTEAAIAKLVAGEAAMDNARDATQIFGGYGFMNESLVARHYRDSKILEIGEGTTEVQLLLIARSLGL from the coding sequence ATGATCAATCTGGAACTCGACGAGGACTACCGAGAACTGCGCAGCACGGTTCGGGAATTTGCCCGTGAGGTGGTGGCCCCGGTTTCGGCCAAACACGATGCCGCCCATTCCTTCCCCTACGACGTGGTCTCCCAGATGGGGCAGCTGGGCCTGTTTGGGTTGCCCTTCGGTGAAGAATTCGGCGGCATGGGTGGGGACTACTTTGCGCTGTCGCTGGCCATTGAGGAACTAGCCCGGGTGGATCAATCCGTGGCCATCACCCTGGAAGCCGGTGTCAGCTTGGGCGCCATGCCGATCCACCGCTTCGGCACCCAGGCCCAAAAGGAACGCTGGCTTCCCGCCCTATGCGCCGGGGAGGAGCTGGCCGGATTCGGGCTGACCGAATCGGGTGCAGGGTCCGACGCCGGAGGAACCGCCACCACCGCGAAGCTTCAGGATGGTTCGTGGGTAATCAACGGTTCCAAGGAGTTCATCACCAACTCGGGCACCGACATCTCCACATTGGTGACTCTCACCGCGGTCACCGGTATCAGCACCCGGGCCGACGGGAGCACCGCCAAGGAAATATCCACCATCCTAGTGCCGCGCGACACCCCGGGTTACAGCGTTGACCCGGCCTACGACAAGGTCGGCTGGCGAGCCTCCGATACCCACCCGCTGCGTTTCACCAACGCCGTGGTGCCGCAAGAGAACCTGCTGGGTGAGCAAGGACGGGGTTACGCCAACTTCCTGTCCATCCTCGATGAGGGCCGCATCGCCATTGCCGCTCTCGGCACGGGTGCCGCCCAGGGCTGCCTCGACGAGGCCACCGCCTACGCCAAGACACGCACCACCTTTGGCACCGCGATCGGGAGCAACCAAGGAATCTCGTTCAAGATCGCCCGCATGGCAGCCCGCGTGCACACCTCGCGGCTGGCCTATTACGCAGCGGCCGCCAAGATGCTGGCAGGTCAGGACTTCAAGACCGAGGCGGCCATCGCCAAGCTGGTTGCCGGCGAGGCAGCGATGGACAATGCCCGGGACGCTACGCAGATCTTTGGTGGATACGGATTCATGAACGAATCATTGGTGGCACGGCACTACCGGGATTCTAAGATCCTGGAAATCGGTGAGGGGACCACCGAGGTGCAGCTGCTGCTGATCGCCCGCTCGCTGGGACTCTAG
- a CDS encoding MaoC family dehydratase encodes MAENEDVREIHQRGLYFEELDAGALYVHSPGRTMTEADNVLFTTLSMNTQALHLDAAFAATQPFGRRVMNSMFTLATMVGQSVSQLTQGTLLGQLGLTDVRFPHPLFPGDTLYTQTRIADLRPSSSKPGLGVATFIHVGKNQDGVTVAEATRVCLMFTREEHLRQQENAPDAVDDWL; translated from the coding sequence ATGGCTGAGAATGAGGATGTACGCGAGATCCACCAGCGGGGACTGTACTTCGAGGAATTGGATGCCGGGGCGCTGTACGTTCATTCACCCGGGCGCACCATGACCGAGGCCGACAACGTCCTCTTCACCACGCTGAGCATGAATACCCAGGCACTGCACCTCGACGCGGCCTTCGCCGCCACGCAGCCCTTCGGCCGCCGGGTCATGAACTCGATGTTCACCCTGGCCACCATGGTGGGGCAGTCGGTCTCCCAACTGACGCAGGGGACGTTGCTGGGTCAATTGGGCCTGACCGATGTGCGCTTCCCGCATCCACTCTTCCCGGGGGATACGCTCTACACCCAGACCCGCATCGCGGACCTGCGCCCCTCCAGCTCCAAACCGGGGCTCGGGGTGGCGACGTTTATCCACGTGGGTAAGAACCAGGACGGAGTGACGGTCGCCGAAGCCACCCGGGTCTGCTTGATGTTCACCCGTGAGGAGCACCTGCGCCAGCAGGAGAACGCTCCGGATGCGGTGGACGACTGGCTCTAG